TCGGGCGATGATTTCGCGGATTGATCAGGTCTCTCGTTGTAAAAAGCGTTCCAGGTGCTTTCGACCATACGCGAGGTAGTCAACGCCGAGCGTCGAAAGCGCGGACTGGAGAAACCCCCACATCGCCTCGCGCATATCGGAGGCCTGTCGCATCAGCCGCAAGCGCCGCAGGTGATCTGGGCGCACCTCGCCGAAGTACGCTTCGATCAGATCCCGTTCGTTCGCGGTATCAAACTCATTGTTTGCCGCAAGGTTGCCAAGATCGAAGAAGAGATCGCCCATCCCGCTGTACTCCCAGTCGATGATCCGCACCGTGGCGCCGTCGTCGATTAGATTCGCCGCCAGCAAATCGTTGTGGCACGGACACGGCGGGTCCTCGCTCTTTGATTGCTGTTCGATGACGGCAAGCCGTTCCAGGGCCCGGCCGAAATTATCGGGAAAGGTGACCCGTCTGTCCCGGGCGAGCGCGTGGTAATTGCGGACGATCGCAAATGGTGAAAACCTTCCCGCGGCCGGTGGTCCATCGTGGTACCGGCGGAGAGCGCTCACCAGTCGGCGCAGGACCGCGGGCCGTTGGACATCTTCAGCGGTGAGCGTTCGTCCGGGCACGAAGCGACGGAGCATCGCGCCGTGGTCCGGCAGATAAGCGACCACCTCCGGCCCGACGCCCAGTGCCGCGGCGATGCGCGAGGACGCGACTTCGCAGGCGCGGTCAATGCCGAGCAGCGCGGTGTCCCTGCCCGCCACACGCAGCACAAAACTCTCGCCGTCGGTGTCCAGACGATAGTTGCGGTTCGTGAGGCCACCGTCGAGCGGCACTACCGTTACCGGCCGGCCGCGCAACTGCGGGATGAATGAAATGACGTCCTGCGCGTCCACAACAGGGTGTTTGTATCCTTTTTGATTGCCCGGGTGACAGTTTGAAATATCATGCAAGGCTAGTCCCTATGGCAAAGTCCAGAGCGAACCTGCAACGACTGGTCTGGCCCGGCGAAATCGTCATCATGATGGTCGGGCTGTGCCACTGCGCTTTCGCCGCGCAAAAGGAACTCCCGAAGATCGACTTCAACCGGGACATCCGTCCGATTTTTTCCGACCACTGCTACGCCTGCCACGGTCCCGACGAGCACAAACGGAAGGCCGGATTGCGTCTCGATCGCGAGGAAGACGCGTTGAAGATCCTCAAATCCGGCAATCAGGCCATCGTTCCGGGCGACCTGAAGAAGAGCGCCCTGGTGGAGCGACTGAACAGCCGCGACCCGGACGAGGTGATGCCTCCACCGGACGAGGGCAGGCCGCTCAGCGCGGGCCAGATCGAACTGCTCACCCGTTGGGTGAGGGAAGGGGCGCAGTGGAAAAAACACTGGTCGTTGATCCCGCCGGAACGGCCCGTGCCGCCGCCCGCGCGGGACAAGGCGTGGCCGCGCAACGAGATTGATAATTTTATTCTGGAGCGTCTCGAGAAAAAGGGACTGAAACCGGCACCTGAAGCGGACAAATCGACGCTGATTCGTCGTGTTTCTTTCGACCTTACGGGTTTGCCGCCGACCATCGGTGAAGTGGATGCCTTCCTTGCGGACAATTCGCCGGGTGCCTACGAGAAACTCGTGGATCGCCTGCTGAATTCGCCCCACTACGGCGAACGCATGGCCGCGAACTGGCTGGACCTGGCGCGTTACGCCGACACCAGCGGCTATCACTTCGATGGCGTGCGCTACATGTGGCTGTGGCGCGACTGGGTCATCGATGCCTTCAACCAGAACAAACCGTATGACGCGTTCACCGTCGAACAACTCGCCGGAGATCTGCTGCCCAACCCGACCCGCGAGCAGCGTATCGCCACGGGTTTTGTCCGCAACAACATGACCAACGACGAAGGCGGCGCAGACCCGGACGAATACCTGAACAAGTACGTGGTGGACCGCGTGAGC
The window above is part of the Candidatus Angelobacter sp. genome. Proteins encoded here:
- a CDS encoding choline/ethanolamine kinase family protein, whose amino-acid sequence is MHDISNCHPGNQKGYKHPVVDAQDVISFIPQLRGRPVTVVPLDGGLTNRNYRLDTDGESFVLRVAGRDTALLGIDRACEVASSRIAAALGVGPEVVAYLPDHGAMLRRFVPGRTLTAEDVQRPAVLRRLVSALRRYHDGPPAAGRFSPFAIVRNYHALARDRRVTFPDNFGRALERLAVIEQQSKSEDPPCPCHNDLLAANLIDDGATVRIIDWEYSGMGDLFFDLGNLAANNEFDTANERDLIEAYFGEVRPDHLRRLRLMRQASDMREAMWGFLQSALSTLGVDYLAYGRKHLERFLQRET
- a CDS encoding DUF1549 domain-containing protein, yielding MAKSRANLQRLVWPGEIVIMMVGLCHCAFAAQKELPKIDFNRDIRPIFSDHCYACHGPDEHKRKAGLRLDREEDALKILKSGNQAIVPGDLKKSALVERLNSRDPDEVMPPPDEGRPLSAGQIELLTRWVREGAQWKKHWSLIPPERPVPPPARDKAWPRNEIDNFILERLEKKGLKPAPEADKSTLIRRVSFDLTGLPPTIGEVDAFLADNSPGAYEKLVDRLLNSPHYGERMAANWLDLARYADTSGYHFDGVRYMWLWRDWVIDAFNQNKPYDAFTVEQLAGDLLPNPTREQRIATGFVRNNMTNDEGGADPDEYLNKYVVDRVSTFGGVWLGMTVGCAECHDHKFDPLLTKEFYQLYAFFHNVPEKGLDRIRTDNPPPRLPAPTPAQAAQFVEADFRLRDAEKTLQDRNNELGEAQEKWER